The following proteins come from a genomic window of Pseudomonas putida:
- a CDS encoding RDD family protein codes for MPKPLLSPQGDFPPVGLGRRLAAMFYDFLLCTALLIVTAGAYKMIQMAIIGEARMRELTEAGALDGDPLLSTILLFALFGFFAKFWTHGGQTLGMQVWGVRVQNLDGSAISLWQALLRFIVSIASWLCLGLGFFWSLIDKRKRGWHDIYSQTQLVRVPKQKK; via the coding sequence ATGCCCAAGCCTCTGCTTTCACCCCAAGGTGATTTCCCGCCGGTCGGCCTGGGCCGGCGCCTGGCGGCGATGTTCTACGACTTCCTGTTGTGTACGGCCTTGCTGATCGTCACCGCAGGGGCCTACAAGATGATCCAGATGGCGATCATCGGCGAGGCACGCATGCGCGAACTGACCGAGGCTGGTGCGCTGGACGGCGACCCGCTGCTGTCGACAATCCTGCTGTTTGCGCTGTTCGGTTTTTTTGCCAAGTTCTGGACCCACGGCGGGCAGACCCTGGGCATGCAGGTATGGGGCGTGCGCGTGCAAAACCTTGATGGCAGCGCAATCAGCCTGTGGCAGGCGCTGCTGCGCTTTATCGTGTCGATCGCCTCATGGCTGTGCCTGGGGCTGGGGTTCTTCTGGTCACTGATCGACAAGCGCAAGCGCGGCTGGCATGACATTTACTCGCAGACACAGTTGGTGCGGGTACCGAAACAGAAGAAATAA
- a CDS encoding leucyl aminopeptidase, which produces MELVVKSVAAASVKTATLVVPVGEGRKLGAVAKAVDLATDGAISAVLKRGDLAGKPGQTLLLQNLPGLKAERVLLVGSGKDEALGDRAWRKLVASVAGVLKGLNGSDAVLALDDIAVSNRDAHYGKYRLLAETLLDGEYVFDRFKSQKAEPRALKKITLLADKAGLTEVERAARHATAIATGMAFTRDLGNLPPNLCHPSYLAEQAKELGKAHKGLKVEVFDEKKIKDLGMGAFYAVGQGSEQPPRLIVLQYQGAKKSDKPFVLVGKGITFDTGGISLKPGAGMDEMKYDMCGAASVFGTLRAVLELKLPINLVCILACAENMPSGNATRPGDIVTTMSGQTVEILNTDAEGRLVLCDALTYAERFKPQAVIDIATLTGACIVALGSHTAGLLGNNDELIGQLLDAGKRADDRAWQLPLFDEYQEQLDSPFADIANIGGPKAGTITAACFLSRFAKAYNWAHLDIAGTAWVSGGKDKGATGRPVPLLTQYLLDRASA; this is translated from the coding sequence ATGGAACTGGTTGTAAAAAGCGTAGCTGCTGCATCCGTAAAAACCGCCACCCTGGTCGTACCGGTCGGCGAAGGGCGCAAGCTCGGCGCCGTTGCCAAAGCTGTCGACCTGGCCACCGACGGCGCCATCAGTGCCGTGCTCAAGCGTGGCGACCTGGCCGGCAAGCCAGGCCAGACGCTGCTGCTGCAAAACCTGCCTGGCCTTAAGGCCGAGCGCGTACTGCTGGTGGGCAGCGGCAAGGACGAAGCCCTCGGTGACCGCGCCTGGCGCAAACTGGTCGCCAGCGTTGCCGGCGTGCTGAAAGGCCTCAACGGCAGCGACGCAGTACTGGCACTGGACGACATCGCCGTCAGCAACCGTGATGCCCACTACGGCAAATATCGCCTGCTGGCCGAAACCCTGCTTGATGGCGAATACGTGTTCGACCGTTTCAAGAGCCAGAAAGCCGAGCCACGCGCCCTGAAAAAGATCACCCTGCTGGCCGACAAGGCCGGCCTGACCGAAGTGGAGCGCGCGGCACGGCACGCCACCGCCATCGCCACCGGCATGGCCTTCACCCGCGACCTGGGCAACCTGCCGCCGAACCTCTGCCACCCAAGCTACCTGGCCGAGCAGGCCAAGGAGCTGGGCAAGGCTCACAAAGGCCTCAAGGTCGAAGTGTTCGACGAGAAGAAGATCAAGGACCTGGGCATGGGCGCGTTCTACGCAGTCGGCCAGGGCAGCGAACAGCCGCCACGCCTGATCGTCCTGCAATACCAGGGCGCCAAGAAGAGCGACAAACCGTTCGTGCTGGTCGGTAAAGGCATCACCTTCGACACCGGCGGCATCAGCCTCAAGCCCGGTGCCGGCATGGACGAGATGAAGTACGACATGTGCGGCGCCGCCAGCGTGTTCGGCACCCTGCGCGCCGTGCTTGAACTGAAGCTGCCGATCAACCTGGTGTGTATCCTGGCCTGCGCCGAGAACATGCCGAGCGGCAACGCCACCCGGCCGGGCGACATCGTCACCACCATGAGCGGGCAGACCGTTGAAATCCTCAACACCGACGCCGAAGGCCGCCTGGTGCTGTGCGATGCACTGACCTACGCCGAACGTTTCAAGCCACAGGCGGTGATCGACATCGCGACCCTGACCGGCGCTTGCATCGTTGCCCTCGGCAGCCACACCGCAGGGCTGCTGGGCAACAACGACGAGCTGATCGGCCAGTTGCTCGACGCCGGCAAGCGCGCCGACGACCGCGCCTGGCAGCTGCCGCTGTTCGATGAGTATCAGGAGCAGCTGGACAGCCCGTTCGCCGACATCGCCAACATCGGTGGGCCGAAGGCCGGCACCATCACCGCCGCCTGCTTCCTGTCGCGGTTCGCCAAAGCCTACAACTGGGCGCACCTGGACATCGCCGGCACCGCCTGGGTCAGCGGGGGCAAGGACAAGGGAGCCACTGGCCGCCCGGTGCCGCTGCTCACCCAATACCTGCTCGACCGCGCCAGCGCCTGA
- the lptG gene encoding LPS export ABC transporter permease LptG: MVKLDRYIGQSVLMAILAVLGIILGLASLFAFIDEMSDLSDTYTVMDAGWFTLLTAPRRLYDMLPMAALIGCLIGLGSLASSSELTIMRAAGVSIGRIVWAVMKPMLVLMLVGLLIGEYVAPISENKAQADRSLAQGGGEAQSSKRGMWHRQGDEFVHINSVQPNGLLLGVTRYRFDDERKIVTSSFARRARYENDHWVLSDVSTTYFRGDHTEVVKSSEERWDVSVTPQLLNTVVLAPESLSITGLWDYIHYLSDQGLNNARYWLAFWTKVLQPAVTAALVLMAISFIFGPLRSVTLGQRVFTGVLVGFVFRIAGDLLGPSSQVFGFPPLLAVVIPAGVCALAGLWLLRRAG; this comes from the coding sequence ATGGTTAAGCTCGACCGCTACATCGGCCAGAGCGTGCTGATGGCCATCCTGGCCGTGCTGGGCATCATTCTGGGCCTGGCTTCGTTGTTCGCATTCATCGATGAGATGAGCGATCTGAGCGATACCTATACCGTCATGGATGCTGGCTGGTTCACATTGCTCACGGCGCCCCGCCGGCTCTACGACATGTTGCCGATGGCGGCACTGATCGGCTGCCTGATCGGCCTGGGCAGCCTGGCCAGCAGCAGCGAACTGACCATCATGCGTGCCGCCGGGGTTTCCATCGGGCGTATCGTCTGGGCGGTGATGAAACCGATGCTGGTGCTGATGCTGGTCGGCCTGCTGATTGGTGAGTACGTGGCGCCGATCAGCGAGAACAAGGCCCAGGCCGACCGTTCCCTGGCCCAGGGCGGCGGTGAGGCGCAGAGCTCCAAGCGCGGCATGTGGCACCGTCAGGGTGATGAGTTCGTGCATATCAACTCGGTGCAGCCCAATGGCCTGTTGCTGGGTGTGACCCGCTACCGCTTCGATGACGAGCGTAAGATCGTCACGTCGAGTTTCGCGCGCCGGGCGCGTTATGAGAACGATCATTGGGTACTCAGCGATGTCAGCACCACCTACTTCCGTGGCGATCACACCGAAGTGGTGAAGAGCTCGGAAGAACGCTGGGATGTCTCGGTGACCCCACAATTGCTCAATACCGTGGTGCTGGCCCCGGAGTCGCTGTCGATCACCGGGCTGTGGGACTACATCCACTACCTGTCCGACCAGGGCCTGAACAATGCCCGTTACTGGCTGGCGTTCTGGACCAAGGTGCTGCAGCCGGCGGTGACTGCGGCCTTGGTGCTGATGGCGATTTCGTTCATCTTCGGGCCGCTGCGTTCGGTAACCCTCGGCCAGCGTGTGTTCACTGGCGTGCTGGTGGGGTTTGTATTCCGTATTGCCGGCGACCTGCTTGGCCCTTCGAGCCAGGTGTTCGGCTTCCCGCCGCTGTTGGCGGTAGTGATCCCGGCTGGTGTGTGTGCACTGGCCGGCTTATGGTTGCTGCGCCGGGCGGGATGA
- the lptF gene encoding LPS export ABC transporter permease LptF: MIVFRYLSREVLVTLSAVSAVLLVIIMSGRFIKYLAQAAQGVLDPSVLFLIMGFRLPGFLQLILPLGLFLGILLAYGRLYLESEMTVLSATGMSQQRLLGLTMAPAALVALLVAWLSLSLAPLGVAQVQQIIGQQDALTEFDTLVPGRFQTLRDGSRVTYTEELTDDRSNLTGVFISEKRFNQDKTKDRAPSVLVAEKGHQEVQADGNRYLVLQNGYRYDGNPGQADYRAIKYDTYGVLLPKPEVSEEVTEREAIPTSQLIGNAGLRERAELQWRISLPILVFIVTLLAVPLSRVNPRQGRFLKLLPAILLYMAYLTMLISVRGALEKGKLPIALGMWWVHGLFLLIGLGLMYWEPLRLKRAARRAEVAHG; encoded by the coding sequence TTGATCGTCTTTCGTTATCTCTCCCGCGAGGTCCTGGTGACCTTGAGCGCCGTCAGCGCAGTGCTGCTGGTGATCATCATGAGCGGGCGTTTCATCAAGTACCTGGCCCAGGCGGCCCAGGGCGTGCTCGACCCGAGCGTGCTGTTCCTGATCATGGGCTTCCGCCTGCCCGGTTTCTTGCAACTGATCCTGCCATTGGGGCTGTTCCTCGGCATCCTTCTGGCCTATGGCCGGCTGTATCTGGAAAGCGAGATGACCGTGCTGTCGGCCACCGGCATGAGCCAGCAACGCCTGCTCGGCCTGACCATGGCACCTGCGGCACTGGTCGCCTTGCTGGTGGCCTGGCTGAGCCTGAGTCTGGCGCCGCTGGGCGTTGCCCAGGTGCAGCAGATCATTGGCCAGCAGGATGCCCTGACCGAGTTCGATACCTTGGTGCCGGGCCGCTTCCAGACCCTGCGCGACGGTTCGCGGGTGACCTACACCGAGGAGTTGACCGATGATCGCAGCAACCTCACCGGTGTATTCATCTCCGAGAAGCGCTTCAACCAGGACAAGACCAAGGACCGCGCACCGTCCGTGCTGGTAGCCGAAAAGGGCCACCAGGAAGTGCAGGCCGACGGCAACCGTTACCTGGTGTTGCAGAATGGCTACCGCTATGACGGCAACCCTGGCCAGGCCGATTACCGGGCGATCAAGTACGACACCTACGGGGTGCTGTTGCCCAAGCCTGAAGTCAGCGAGGAAGTGACCGAGCGTGAAGCCATTCCTACCTCCCAACTGATCGGCAATGCCGGGCTACGCGAACGTGCCGAGCTGCAATGGCGTATCTCCTTGCCGATCCTGGTATTCATCGTGACCCTGCTGGCAGTGCCGCTGTCCCGGGTCAATCCGCGCCAGGGCCGCTTCCTCAAGCTGCTGCCGGCGATTCTTCTGTACATGGCCTACCTGACGATGCTGATTTCCGTACGTGGCGCTCTGGAGAAAGGCAAGCTGCCGATCGCCCTGGGCATGTGGTGGGTGCATGGGCTGTTCCTGCTCATCGGCCTGGGCCTGATGTACTGGGAGCCGTTGCGCCTCAAGCGTGCCGCCCGTCGTGCGGAGGTGGCCCATGGTTAA
- a CDS encoding cold-shock protein: MAERQNGTVKWFNDEKGYGFITPESGADLFVHFRAIEGNGFKSLKEGQKVTFEAVQGQKGLQADKVQVLG, encoded by the coding sequence ATGGCTGAGCGTCAGAACGGTACCGTCAAGTGGTTCAATGACGAGAAAGGTTACGGCTTCATCACCCCAGAAAGCGGTGCTGATCTGTTCGTGCACTTCCGTGCCATCGAGGGCAACGGCTTCAAGAGCCTGAAAGAAGGCCAGAAGGTCACCTTCGAAGCAGTTCAGGGCCAAAAAGGCCTGCAGGCTGACAAGGTTCAAGTCCTCGGCTAA
- a CDS encoding DNA polymerase III subunit chi yields the protein MSKVDFYILPTDSLSARLDFACKLCEKAWRLGHRVYLHCQDAEQRSELDQRLWRFKGEAFVPHDLAEAHADATVALGLADNAGEHRDLLINLGADVPGFVGQFERVAEIVVEQADIRQSARERFRFYREQGYALQDHRLQRL from the coding sequence ATGAGTAAAGTCGATTTCTACATCCTGCCCACCGACTCGCTGTCGGCACGGCTGGATTTCGCCTGCAAGCTGTGCGAAAAGGCCTGGCGCCTCGGCCACCGGGTCTACCTGCATTGCCAGGACGCCGAGCAGCGCAGCGAGCTGGACCAACGCCTGTGGCGCTTCAAGGGCGAAGCGTTCGTACCCCACGACCTGGCGGAGGCACATGCCGACGCCACAGTGGCCCTGGGTCTGGCCGACAACGCCGGCGAGCATCGGGACCTTCTGATAAACCTGGGCGCTGATGTGCCCGGCTTTGTCGGGCAATTCGAGCGGGTTGCCGAAATCGTTGTCGAGCAAGCGGATATCCGCCAATCGGCCCGCGAACGATTCCGTTTCTACCGCGAACAGGGCTATGCTCTGCAAGACCACCGCTTACAGCGACTTTGA